One Prolixibacteraceae bacterium DNA segment encodes these proteins:
- a CDS encoding SusD/RagB family nutrient-binding outer membrane lipoprotein, with translation MKNIRYITIVVLFLLMGCANDLTERNDNPNEPTSVPTPTLLINAQYRLVDDIRDEWFSGRMALLWSEYWTQSNYTDEDRYLYRENSNASAWKLIYTDLNDLKTIIDLNVSEDSKGTMSGYGKNENQIAVARILKSWTFLLLTETYGPIPYESYGNDDPTFQALKLKSGIINPVYADQKAIYYDILNELKEASKMIDESAIAFTQGDNIFHGNAGKWKRLANSLVLRAAMRIRGVDPEIANKAFQDAVTRGVMQSVDDDALFKGENNASNAAPFYKSFAVSNRTDFTMAKPFIDLLKGSVGPFNIVDPRLYFYAAPIGATAINNTGGKAISQGDYLPVASDELGSGIYIPENYEGMPYGLDSKSTGSIGYNNVSLPNAPMQATFGNPFMDYAEVCFLLSEFNDWDQTYYEKGVRASMVRWGVQEKDIKDYIDQLPPASQETVLTQKYIALYMQPYNAWAEYRRTGFPKTLIKPGEVTFVDAEGVIDENQKGKEYYFISLVNDVQDDLPRRVKFSNEEPLLNPQGYQSGVEGLSSSVTAKLVAKSFPIQRPVLSPHTYQTNPTTSSSGGQDLMSTKLWWELE, from the coding sequence ATGAAAAATATTAGATATATAACTATTGTGGTATTATTTCTACTCATGGGATGTGCGAATGATCTTACGGAGAGAAATGATAACCCAAATGAGCCTACTTCTGTACCAACTCCAACTTTGTTGATTAATGCGCAGTATAGGTTGGTGGATGATATTCGAGATGAGTGGTTTTCTGGTCGTATGGCACTGTTGTGGTCCGAGTATTGGACTCAGTCAAACTATACTGACGAGGATAGATACCTTTATCGTGAAAACTCCAATGCTAGTGCATGGAAGTTGATCTATACAGACTTGAATGATCTTAAAACGATCATTGATTTGAATGTTTCAGAAGATAGCAAAGGAACCATGTCTGGTTATGGTAAAAATGAAAACCAAATTGCTGTCGCACGTATTTTGAAATCATGGACTTTTCTTCTTCTTACAGAGACTTACGGTCCAATTCCTTATGAGTCGTATGGTAACGATGACCCAACATTCCAAGCTTTGAAGTTAAAGTCTGGGATTATCAATCCAGTGTATGCCGATCAAAAAGCAATATACTATGATATTCTAAATGAATTGAAAGAGGCTTCTAAAATGATTGATGAATCGGCAATTGCTTTTACGCAAGGAGATAATATCTTTCATGGTAATGCTGGGAAATGGAAACGATTGGCGAACTCTCTTGTTTTGAGAGCAGCAATGCGTATTCGTGGTGTAGATCCTGAGATTGCAAATAAAGCGTTTCAAGATGCAGTCACTCGAGGTGTCATGCAGAGTGTCGATGATGATGCTCTATTTAAAGGGGAGAATAATGCTTCCAATGCAGCTCCTTTCTATAAGTCGTTTGCTGTTAGTAATAGAACAGATTTTACTATGGCAAAACCATTTATTGATCTATTGAAGGGTAGTGTTGGTCCATTTAATATTGTAGATCCTCGACTCTACTTTTATGCTGCTCCTATTGGTGCTACTGCTATTAATAATACAGGAGGAAAGGCGATATCTCAAGGAGACTATTTACCAGTCGCTTCCGATGAATTAGGTTCTGGAATATACATTCCTGAAAATTATGAAGGTATGCCTTATGGTTTGGATAGCAAATCGACAGGAAGTATTGGCTATAATAATGTTTCTCTACCGAATGCTCCAATGCAAGCTACTTTTGGTAATCCATTCATGGATTATGCCGAGGTTTGCTTCTTACTGTCTGAATTTAATGATTGGGATCAAACTTATTACGAAAAGGGGGTACGTGCTTCTATGGTTCGTTGGGGTGTGCAAGAGAAAGATATAAAGGATTATATTGACCAATTGCCTCCAGCGTCACAAGAGACAGTATTAACTCAGAAGTATATTGCACTCTATATGCAACCATACAATGCATGGGCTGAATATCGTCGTACTGGATTCCCTAAAACATTAATTAAGCCAGGAGAGGTAACCTTTGTCGATGCAGAAGGAGTTATTGATGAGAACCAAAAAGGGAAAGAATATTATTTCATCTCTTTGGTTAATGATGTACAAGATGATCTTCCTCGAAGAGTTAAGTTTTCCAACGAAGAGCCTCTGTTAAACCCTCAAGGTTATCAGTCGGGTGTCGAAGGGTTGTCCTCTTCAGTGACAGCAAAGTTGGTTGCAAAATCATTTCCTATTCAACGACCTGTGTTAAGTCCCCATACTTATCAAACGAATCCTACAACATCTAGTAGTGGAGGGCAAGACTTGATGAGTACAAAATTGTGGTGGGAGTTAGAATAG
- a CDS encoding SusC/RagA family TonB-linked outer membrane protein, producing the protein MKKIFIVSFLYMMMFCFASYAQTRVVKGVVTDAKTGETIPGVSVMVPNTTVGAVTNFDGLYNLKVPAGAKMLRFSYVGMQDTMIQISGTTINVKMKSATIAVKEVVVTALGISRDKKALGYSVQNVSGEDLNKTKQDNVVSALSGKVSGVQVSGASGSMGGSSRILIRGASSITGNNQPLFVVDGIPIDNSNFNSSNTSRGGGGYDFGSMAQDINPDDVEKMTVLKGPSAAALYGSRAANGVIMITTKKGSKKTNDKSFGVTVNMGIAFETVNRLPRYQNEYGGGLSGNFDQVAFDGKTYQAVEYDQDQSWGPKYDPNRMVLHWDAFDSHDQANYLTPRPWVASPHDVRDFFETGITYNNSLSFSGADEKGSFRMSITGVNTDGYMPYSTLDKYTVSFNGSRYLNEKFQIQAGISYVNTKAKGRPDTGYGDNNVMVKFTQWGQRQLDMHRLRNYINPDGSQRAWNRTSAYNATPAYSDNQYWTRYENYSQDERTRYIGNVGLTYDIKKYLKASLKAYHDSYTFRIDERTAYGSQATSAYSEVVRQSVENNFEMMVNFNKQLTDDISLTALAGANLRTNEYYSNSTATSGGLVLPGLYTTTNSKDPVTASDYEEEKMVVSAYGSFSVGYLNTYYLDATFRNDWSSTLPKANRSFFYPSFTASAILSSMEFMREYEWINFMKIRAGWAMVGNDTDPYSLKETYTNYQPNFGGVPRYSTPNTLPNADLKPETTYSWEIGTEMKFLKNRLGIDFTYYSNRTKDLITQIAVSGSTGYLYQTLNAGEMTNKGVELMISGTPILTDDFSWDISLNFAKNTNELVSLQDGIDNYQMAIAPFKVTVNAFVGESYGAIMGTNFVYDDQGDVMVTKDGRYLTTQSQEVLGTTLPDFNMGITNNFTYKNFTLTALIDIQNGGSYYSTSNLWGTYSGMLEGSVYQNGTDIRENGILLNGVYGKFDSNGQVVYIDGSGNNSSTAVKNETKISGNRYAADFYSGPDAQNIFDASYVKLREVTLGYTFPSKMTGVIKNLHVGVFGRNLVTWGLNNRDFDPESSVTSSGNVQGIEGGALPSTATYGLNIKFGF; encoded by the coding sequence ATGAAAAAGATTTTTATCGTGTCGTTCCTTTACATGATGATGTTTTGTTTTGCATCTTATGCTCAAACAAGAGTTGTCAAGGGAGTTGTGACAGATGCTAAAACTGGAGAGACTATTCCAGGTGTATCTGTAATGGTTCCTAACACAACAGTAGGGGCAGTGACTAATTTTGATGGGCTTTATAACCTAAAGGTGCCTGCAGGTGCTAAAATGCTTCGCTTTAGTTATGTAGGAATGCAAGATACAATGATTCAGATAAGTGGAACTACTATCAATGTAAAGATGAAGTCTGCTACCATTGCTGTAAAAGAGGTCGTGGTCACAGCATTGGGAATCTCAAGGGACAAAAAGGCTTTAGGGTATTCCGTACAGAATGTAAGTGGAGAGGATCTCAATAAGACAAAACAGGATAATGTTGTTTCTGCACTTTCAGGTAAAGTTTCTGGTGTACAGGTTTCTGGAGCTTCGGGTTCTATGGGTGGATCTAGCCGTATTCTTATTCGTGGTGCAAGTTCTATTACAGGAAATAACCAGCCTCTATTTGTGGTTGATGGGATCCCTATTGATAATTCCAATTTTAACTCTTCGAATACTTCAAGAGGGGGTGGAGGATACGATTTTGGTAGTATGGCTCAGGACATTAATCCTGATGATGTTGAAAAGATGACCGTATTAAAGGGGCCTTCTGCTGCTGCTTTGTATGGATCAAGAGCTGCCAATGGTGTCATCATGATTACCACCAAGAAAGGTTCGAAAAAGACGAATGATAAGTCATTTGGTGTAACAGTAAATATGGGAATTGCATTTGAGACTGTCAATCGTTTGCCTCGTTATCAAAATGAATATGGCGGTGGTTTATCTGGTAATTTTGATCAAGTTGCTTTTGATGGAAAAACGTATCAAGCAGTAGAGTATGATCAAGACCAAAGTTGGGGTCCAAAGTACGATCCAAATCGAATGGTGCTTCATTGGGATGCATTTGATTCTCATGATCAAGCAAATTATTTGACTCCAAGACCATGGGTTGCTTCACCTCATGACGTAAGAGACTTCTTTGAAACAGGGATTACATATAATAACTCCCTTAGTTTTTCAGGTGCTGATGAGAAAGGGTCGTTTAGAATGTCTATTACTGGAGTGAATACAGATGGTTATATGCCATATTCTACGTTAGATAAATATACTGTTAGTTTTAATGGCTCAAGATATTTGAATGAAAAGTTCCAAATTCAAGCAGGGATATCCTATGTGAATACGAAAGCCAAAGGACGTCCAGATACCGGGTATGGTGACAATAATGTGATGGTTAAATTTACCCAGTGGGGACAACGCCAATTAGACATGCATCGTCTTCGAAATTATATTAACCCAGATGGTTCGCAAAGAGCATGGAATAGGACTTCAGCTTATAATGCTACTCCAGCATATTCAGATAACCAATATTGGACACGTTATGAGAACTATTCGCAAGATGAGCGTACAAGATATATTGGGAATGTTGGCTTGACTTATGATATTAAGAAGTATCTAAAAGCGAGTTTGAAAGCTTATCACGACTCCTATACTTTCCGTATTGATGAACGAACTGCATATGGATCGCAAGCGACGTCAGCATATTCTGAGGTTGTAAGGCAGTCTGTGGAAAATAACTTCGAAATGATGGTGAACTTCAATAAGCAGTTGACTGATGATATTAGTTTGACTGCATTGGCTGGAGCAAACCTTCGTACTAATGAGTATTATTCAAATTCTACTGCCACTTCCGGTGGTCTAGTCCTTCCTGGATTGTATACAACGACCAACTCTAAAGACCCTGTGACCGCTTCCGATTATGAGGAGGAGAAGATGGTGGTCAGTGCCTATGGTAGCTTTAGTGTTGGATATTTGAATACATATTATCTAGATGCTACTTTCCGTAACGATTGGTCTTCCACTTTGCCTAAAGCAAATAGATCTTTCTTCTATCCATCTTTCACTGCAAGTGCGATATTAAGTTCTATGGAGTTTATGAGAGAGTACGAGTGGATCAACTTTATGAAGATACGTGCTGGTTGGGCTATGGTTGGTAATGATACGGATCCGTATTCTTTAAAAGAGACCTATACCAACTATCAACCAAATTTTGGTGGAGTTCCTCGTTATAGTACTCCCAATACACTACCGAATGCAGATCTTAAACCCGAGACTACCTATTCATGGGAAATTGGTACTGAGATGAAGTTCTTAAAGAATCGTTTGGGTATTGACTTCACGTACTATTCTAATAGGACGAAAGATTTGATTACCCAGATTGCCGTCTCTGGTTCAACAGGATATCTGTATCAAACATTAAATGCAGGCGAGATGACTAATAAAGGGGTCGAATTGATGATTTCAGGTACTCCTATTCTTACCGATGACTTTTCTTGGGATATCTCATTGAATTTTGCAAAGAATACCAATGAATTGGTCTCTTTACAAGACGGTATTGATAATTACCAGATGGCCATTGCTCCATTTAAGGTGACAGTGAATGCGTTTGTTGGAGAATCTTATGGTGCTATTATGGGTACAAATTTCGTATATGACGATCAAGGAGATGTGATGGTAACAAAAGATGGTCGTTATCTAACCACTCAATCTCAGGAAGTGTTGGGTACTACATTGCCAGACTTTAATATGGGAATTACGAATAACTTCACCTATAAAAACTTCACCTTGACTGCATTGATTGATATTCAAAATGGAGGTAGTTACTATTCTACTTCTAATTTGTGGGGTACCTACTCCGGAATGTTAGAGGGGTCTGTTTACCAAAATGGAACGGATATTCGTGAAAATGGCATCTTATTAAATGGTGTTTATGGAAAGTTTGATTCCAATGGACAGGTCGTTTATATCGATGGAAGTGGAAACAACTCTTCTACGGCAGTGAAAAATGAGACGAAAATATCAGGAAATCGATATGCCGCCGATTTTTATAGTGGACCAGATGCACAAAATATATTTGATGCCTCTTATGTGAAATTACGTGAGGTGACCTTAGGGTATACTTTCCCAAGTAAAATGACTGGTGTAATAAAGAATTTACATGTTGGTGTCTTTGGACGTAATCTAGTCACTTGGGGATTAAATAATCGTGATTTTGATCCTGAATCGAGTGTAACCTCTTCAGGAAATGTTCAAGGTATCGAGGGTGGTGCTTTGCCTTCAACCGCTACTTATGGTTTGAATATTAAGTTTGGATTTTAA
- a CDS encoding DUF4251 domain-containing protein has protein sequence MKAIKKITILSLFVLFVFSGQIASAQEPQNNEGTPKELTRKEKRAIKKKQKEEAEKLAFEKAANALENNRWVLEANTVYDKRGRSMQVTSNTNFVMTKGEEVYVQLAFQNVMIGPNGIGGITLKGRPTKKEITKDKHGNITLNMSVIGNALTVDIQVNLTKDGNYADATVNAITRGQRVRFSGNLYDISDSTYYKSGMDF, from the coding sequence ATGAAAGCAATAAAAAAAATAACAATACTATCACTTTTTGTGCTTTTTGTTTTCAGTGGACAAATCGCCTCTGCACAAGAGCCTCAAAATAATGAAGGAACCCCAAAAGAGCTAACTAGAAAAGAGAAGAGAGCGATTAAAAAGAAGCAAAAAGAGGAGGCTGAAAAACTCGCTTTTGAGAAAGCAGCAAATGCATTAGAGAACAATAGATGGGTTCTTGAAGCAAATACAGTATACGATAAAAGAGGTCGATCCATGCAAGTTACATCAAATACAAACTTTGTAATGACCAAAGGAGAAGAGGTATATGTACAGTTAGCATTTCAGAATGTAATGATTGGTCCAAATGGTATCGGAGGAATCACCCTTAAAGGAAGACCTACGAAGAAAGAGATAACCAAAGACAAACATGGTAATATCACCCTTAATATGTCGGTTATTGGAAATGCGTTAACAGTGGATATTCAAGTGAACTTAACGAAAGATGGAAACTATGCAGATGCCACAGTGAATGCTATTACTAGAGGTCAAAGAGTAAGATTCTCTGGAAACTTATACGACATATCAGACAGCACCTACTACAAAAGTGGGATGGACTTCTAA
- a CDS encoding beta-N-acetylglucosaminidase domain-containing protein, producing the protein MKFTLLLFLCFFTVFGFARTKPDITPTPHSMQEVSSNKDLSFDYSQSYKIKIYSKIASDHTSTIHFLLPNSDARSSQVVKIGYTSSRSLRKYSKDVPMKSGAYRLAILEKEIVLVAYDDRGLHYGLQTLKQMIDQKQSMWDIVDYPDVAYRGVVEGFYGTPWSFADRKRQLEFYGKYRLNTYIYGPKDDPFHSSPHWRDPYPKVEAEGIAKLAAVAKKNRVDFVWAIHPGKDIKWNDQDQQKLVDKLESMYQLGVRGFAVFFDDISGIGTDPNKQAGLLNHIMDDFYKRHHDLTPLIMCPTEYTKQWANPSEKGYLSVLGDEMNSKVEVMWTGDAVVGHITKKSLDWVNSRINRKAYVWWNFPVSDYCVHNLLLGPCIGLTSQGKDDMSGFVSNPMEYAAASEISLYSVANYSWNVEAFNPLKSWSKSIETLMPEVASDYKFFATYNQDANSSWGWRTGKEALQFESFVAMHDVAGLRDEFQKMVISSNNIQQRLNDPVLLDEINPWLSQFKLLGEWGLTLLDENESLSDDDLEGAWSLILASHKISDQVKKIGQVENYGRGVEVGGTTLMPHLKNKSLGLETKFLGQLTGQEIQKPELIGYQELRDGADRAFDEDINTAYVFRKVMKPGDYIGVDLKKVTPIRSIDIYQTSSRDHIKSGVLEYSLDGKSWASLSDKTFTQPVVQFTAEGAAPKARFVRYVNTEDSKKQKGHWVKLHDIFVNKSEPYVTMIFSSKSFRNMPFAFNGESLKFNKKLEVTDMLPGNKIVIPFLRPEKIKNLKINLGDQYKNLKCVYFDDKGNQLTLAEGDINGTYTMERPVKRVVISNPNEKSQAIRLLSLQFDFDQVIDLGQRFVDQDFNTSCPLEAGKSLDVSTSVEAGSILLFDQNMEDVTLEIALKNGNTFKQIVSTPFYKVPDFKNIEKCTITNGSNRTFELIEIVK; encoded by the coding sequence ATGAAATTTACACTACTACTGTTTTTGTGTTTTTTTACGGTCTTTGGTTTTGCTAGAACGAAACCTGACATTACACCTACCCCGCATTCGATGCAGGAGGTGTCGAGTAACAAAGATCTATCTTTTGATTATTCTCAATCTTATAAAATAAAGATCTACAGTAAGATTGCATCTGACCATACTTCTACGATTCATTTTTTACTCCCAAATAGTGATGCGCGTTCATCGCAAGTGGTAAAGATTGGATATACCTCATCAAGATCATTGCGTAAATATTCAAAGGATGTTCCGATGAAATCGGGAGCTTATCGCCTAGCTATCTTAGAGAAAGAGATTGTGCTTGTTGCATACGATGATAGAGGCTTGCATTATGGTCTTCAGACTCTAAAGCAGATGATCGATCAAAAGCAAAGTATGTGGGATATCGTGGATTATCCAGATGTTGCCTATAGAGGTGTCGTAGAAGGTTTTTATGGGACACCATGGAGTTTTGCTGATCGTAAAAGACAGTTAGAATTTTATGGTAAGTATCGATTGAATACCTATATCTATGGACCCAAAGATGACCCATTCCATAGTTCCCCTCATTGGAGAGATCCTTATCCGAAAGTGGAGGCTGAGGGGATTGCCAAATTGGCTGCGGTAGCTAAAAAGAATCGTGTTGACTTTGTATGGGCAATACACCCAGGGAAAGATATTAAGTGGAACGACCAAGACCAACAAAAATTGGTTGATAAGCTAGAGAGTATGTACCAATTGGGTGTTCGTGGTTTTGCTGTTTTCTTTGATGATATCTCTGGTATCGGAACCGATCCAAATAAGCAAGCAGGATTGTTGAATCATATTATGGATGATTTTTATAAGAGACATCATGATTTGACTCCTCTTATTATGTGTCCAACAGAATATACCAAACAGTGGGCTAATCCTAGTGAGAAAGGCTATTTGAGTGTTTTGGGTGATGAGATGAACTCAAAAGTAGAGGTCATGTGGACCGGTGATGCTGTAGTTGGTCATATTACTAAAAAAAGTTTAGATTGGGTAAACTCACGTATTAATAGAAAAGCTTATGTGTGGTGGAACTTTCCTGTGAGCGATTATTGTGTTCATAACCTATTATTGGGTCCTTGTATTGGACTAACATCTCAAGGGAAAGATGATATGAGCGGTTTTGTTTCTAATCCTATGGAGTATGCTGCAGCTTCAGAGATCTCTCTTTATAGTGTCGCAAATTATTCGTGGAATGTCGAGGCATTTAATCCTCTTAAATCATGGTCAAAGTCTATTGAGACATTGATGCCTGAAGTCGCTTCAGACTATAAGTTTTTTGCAACTTATAATCAAGATGCAAACTCTTCTTGGGGATGGCGTACTGGAAAAGAGGCTTTACAGTTTGAATCGTTTGTTGCGATGCATGATGTTGCGGGATTAAGAGATGAGTTTCAAAAGATGGTTATTTCTTCGAACAATATTCAACAACGTCTTAATGATCCTGTCCTTTTAGATGAGATTAATCCATGGTTGTCTCAGTTCAAGTTATTAGGAGAGTGGGGATTGACTCTTTTAGATGAGAATGAATCATTATCTGATGATGATTTAGAGGGAGCTTGGAGTCTTATTTTGGCTTCTCATAAGATCTCTGATCAAGTAAAGAAGATTGGTCAAGTAGAGAATTATGGTCGTGGAGTAGAAGTTGGAGGAACTACTTTGATGCCTCATCTGAAAAACAAAAGTTTAGGTCTTGAGACCAAATTTTTAGGACAACTTACTGGTCAAGAGATTCAAAAGCCCGAGTTGATAGGTTACCAAGAATTAAGAGATGGAGCCGATCGTGCTTTTGATGAAGACATCAATACCGCATATGTATTTCGAAAAGTGATGAAACCTGGAGATTATATTGGGGTAGATTTGAAGAAGGTGACTCCTATTCGTTCTATCGATATCTATCAGACTAGTTCAAGAGATCATATTAAATCAGGTGTTTTAGAGTACTCATTAGATGGAAAGTCTTGGGCCTCTCTTTCAGATAAGACTTTTACACAACCTGTTGTTCAGTTTACTGCTGAAGGGGCTGCTCCTAAAGCACGTTTCGTTCGTTATGTAAATACAGAGGACTCTAAAAAACAAAAAGGACATTGGGTAAAACTACACGATATCTTTGTAAATAAGAGTGAGCCTTATGTAACGATGATATTCTCAAGTAAATCGTTCCGTAACATGCCTTTTGCTTTCAATGGCGAATCATTGAAGTTTAATAAGAAACTGGAAGTTACAGATATGTTACCAGGTAATAAGATTGTAATTCCATTCTTGAGACCAGAGAAGATTAAGAACTTGAAAATCAACTTAGGAGATCAGTATAAGAACCTGAAATGTGTCTATTTTGATGATAAAGGCAATCAGTTGACTTTGGCAGAAGGGGATATTAATGGAACTTATACGATGGAAAGACCTGTCAAAAGAGTTGTTATCTCGAATCCAAATGAGAAGAGTCAAGCGATTCGATTGTTGTCACTTCAATTTGATTTCGATCAAGTAATAGATTTGGGACAGCGTTTTGTAGATCAGGATTTTAATACAAGTTGTCCACTTGAAGCTGGGAAATCTTTAGATGTCTCTACTTCTGTTGAGGCTGGAAGTATTTTACTTTTTGATCAAAATATGGAGGATGTAACTTTGGAGATTGCACTCAAAAATGGCAATACCTTCAAACAGATTGTAAGTACTCCATTTTATAAAGTGCCAGACTTTAAGAATATTGAGAAGTGCACTATTACTAATGGTTCGAATAGAACATTTGAATTGATTGAAATTGTAAAGTGA
- a CDS encoding undecaprenyl/decaprenyl-phosphate alpha-N-acetylglucosaminyl 1-phosphate transferase, protein MKRLFDEPNGRSASRVVVPTLGGLAVYLGMIGATTTIVSWVSLPNMSLILGCMTIILFLGLKDDILVLSPSKKIMVQLFVATLLVVGGGFRLTSFHCFLGVEGLPFIASFIISTFACIVIINAFNIIDGIDGLASGLSICILTVLGIWFAINGVYEFSIYCFTMAGGLSSFFYFNIQSGKNKIFMGDTGSMLIGVFMFILIIEFNTLNNMPDSIPYPVDSSPIVSFGILSYPLYDVIRVFVIRTIQHKSPLKPDKNHIHHRLLALGFSHIKSTTIILAFNVFLIGSVFLLQSIGNEWLMLYIFTILGVASTIPSFIIHHKGLILKDDPYQQVMIPRLFSKEDKLFFTDRHAVMKPKRSIKQEVQSSDIS, encoded by the coding sequence GTGAAACGTCTTTTTGATGAACCTAATGGTCGATCAGCTAGTCGGGTTGTTGTCCCAACATTGGGTGGACTTGCTGTTTATTTAGGAATGATTGGAGCCACAACAACGATTGTCTCATGGGTGTCTTTACCTAATATGTCTTTGATTTTAGGTTGTATGACTATCATCCTGTTTTTAGGATTAAAAGATGATATCTTGGTTCTCTCTCCTAGTAAAAAGATAATGGTACAACTCTTCGTTGCAACGTTATTGGTAGTAGGTGGAGGATTTAGATTAACTTCTTTTCATTGCTTTTTAGGTGTAGAAGGATTACCTTTCATTGCTAGTTTTATTATCTCTACTTTTGCTTGTATCGTCATCATTAATGCATTTAATATTATTGATGGTATTGATGGTTTGGCATCAGGGCTCTCTATTTGTATTCTTACTGTTTTGGGGATTTGGTTTGCAATCAATGGGGTCTATGAATTTTCGATTTACTGTTTTACTATGGCAGGAGGGCTTTCTAGTTTTTTCTATTTTAATATACAGAGTGGAAAGAATAAGATTTTTATGGGAGATACTGGTTCTATGTTGATAGGAGTTTTTATGTTTATCTTAATCATTGAATTCAATACACTAAATAATATGCCAGATTCTATCCCATATCCTGTGGATTCTTCTCCTATTGTCTCCTTTGGGATATTAAGTTATCCTTTGTATGACGTGATTCGTGTTTTTGTTATTCGAACGATTCAACATAAGTCTCCATTAAAACCAGATAAGAATCATATTCATCATAGACTTTTGGCTTTAGGATTTTCACATATAAAGTCTACAACAATCATTTTGGCTTTTAATGTTTTTCTTATAGGTTCGGTATTTCTTCTTCAATCGATAGGGAATGAGTGGCTGATGCTTTATATCTTTACCATTTTGGGTGTAGCAAGTACTATCCCTTCATTTATAATTCATCATAAGGGATTGATCTTAAAAGATGACCCATACCAACAGGTGATGATTCCACGTCTCTTTTCAAAAGAGGATAAGTTATTCTTTACTGATCGTCATGCAGTAATGAAACCAAAGAGATCTATCAAACAAGAGGTGCAATCGTCCGATATATCGTAG
- a CDS encoding sodium:solute symporter family protein — MIQSSTLSLYFLAFYILIIIWVGIKNRNSDDSESYFLASRQLPSWSLAITFIASWWGGGSAIDLVDHAHGNGINSFWIYGVPVLISTFLLFLFSKAIRQIGTISQPQLIEKRYNRSVSLLLTIFIIVFMVITAAVQVIVIGRFFHSFFGVSYEVGATVGTLVVVCYSFFGGFKGVVLTDLIQFVFFLITAVVLFYISYERSGGYDEVVAYAESHGKEGYCDFFYGVSDQLAYVITFGASWMIQANVWQRVSAAKDGRSAKRMMLISFFVFIPLYLMVTFTGMFSSVFYQNVPKGGIVPDMVLNMENPFFSAILFVGLCSAIMSTMDSLVNTGAMSLTLDIYGNYVSPNASPRRLVWVGRLSTLIVAIVSLFIALRVQSVLTISWIGSDFLTTGAFVPVVLGFVWSKGSSRAAWLSMVFGLLFSSYNLLVAMGFPLPVCWEVASVKQALIGIGFSLLIYGLGSFLWPDKNNKGEAFISMIRD, encoded by the coding sequence ATGATACAGTCTTCTACACTTTCACTATACTTTCTTGCTTTTTATATTCTTATTATTATATGGGTTGGGATTAAGAATAGAAATAGTGATGATAGTGAATCTTACTTTTTAGCTTCAAGACAGTTGCCTTCGTGGTCGTTGGCTATCACTTTTATTGCCTCTTGGTGGGGAGGCGGTTCGGCGATCGATTTAGTAGATCATGCTCATGGAAATGGGATAAATTCGTTTTGGATATATGGGGTTCCTGTATTGATATCTACTTTTTTGTTATTCTTGTTTTCTAAGGCTATACGTCAAATAGGAACGATCTCGCAACCACAGCTGATAGAGAAAAGGTATAATCGTTCAGTTTCTTTGCTTTTAACGATTTTTATTATTGTTTTTATGGTGATAACAGCTGCTGTGCAAGTTATTGTTATTGGTCGTTTTTTTCATTCATTCTTTGGCGTCTCTTATGAGGTAGGTGCTACTGTGGGTACTCTAGTGGTTGTTTGCTACTCATTTTTTGGAGGTTTTAAGGGAGTGGTTCTCACGGATTTAATTCAATTTGTGTTTTTTTTGATAACAGCAGTAGTGCTATTCTATATTTCTTATGAGCGCTCTGGTGGATATGATGAGGTGGTCGCTTATGCAGAAAGTCATGGGAAAGAGGGATATTGTGACTTCTTCTATGGTGTTTCTGACCAACTTGCCTATGTGATCACTTTTGGTGCTTCTTGGATGATACAGGCTAATGTATGGCAAAGGGTGTCGGCAGCAAAGGATGGACGTAGTGCAAAGAGAATGATGCTGATTAGTTTTTTTGTATTTATTCCTCTCTATCTTATGGTGACATTTACAGGAATGTTCTCCTCTGTTTTTTATCAAAATGTTCCTAAAGGAGGTATTGTTCCTGATATGGTGTTAAATATGGAAAATCCGTTTTTTAGTGCGATTCTGTTTGTTGGATTATGTTCTGCAATTATGTCGACAATGGACTCTTTAGTGAATACAGGAGCTATGTCTTTAACCTTGGATATCTATGGAAACTATGTTTCCCCTAATGCATCACCTCGTCGTTTGGTCTGGGTTGGGCGTCTTTCTACGCTTATTGTAGCAATTGTTTCTCTATTTATAGCCTTGCGTGTACAGTCAGTATTAACCATCTCATGGATTGGATCTGATTTTTTAACAACAGGAGCATTCGTACCTGTGGTACTTGGCTTTGTGTGGTCTAAAGGGAGCAGTAGGGCTGCTTGGTTGTCCATGGTGTTTGGATTGCTTTTTTCTAGTTATAACTTGTTGGTTGCGATGGGATTTCCTCTTCCAGTTTGTTGGGAGGTTGCCTCTGTAAAACAGGCTCTCATAGGGATAGGTTTTTCTTTGTTGATTTATGGGCTTGGAAGCTTTCTTTGGCCTGATAAAAATAACAAAGGAGAAGCCTTTATTTCAATGATACGAGATTAG